The following are from one region of the Simiduia agarivorans SA1 = DSM 21679 genome:
- a CDS encoding VWA domain-containing protein, which produces MSGLNNGYYTLTLNGTESVTVEANASSFSFQTLLSTDASYQVVASGENSTQFCTLAGGEGVIGAANVSNLSLSCFGANGYTLQGYGLQTQSPSIVVMGLRVTDLASGSPAPENSFSDSHFVVKENGSSVGSESFISAEPVANAALDLRTVIVLDISQSLTPTDVEDIKVAAKQAIFTTNGDGSKTSNLVPGQRVAIYTFDSTVKLVSDFSDDITALDQQIDSIDSSLVNRGNSTNLYGAIQTAVGRWTNSFTLTSAQFGYTIVITDGDHNADSRTAADISASTTGKDIYAIAVGGDVTLANLEQVTGSADRVFTVADIGALNAQLDEIQQAAIDQTKGLYRVFYATPKRSGTHEVILSLSPEYTCDAQISGCITGLSGTFNSNGFTDVIPEIYVSHDKGKEVSTNNWAVTPDTDITLTSKLRWANITPAFGYSWSNTSGAEATLTAIEGTNQQVLNVGLDFVQSDLLIADSASGLSRTITYHLDTDGDGIIDTTDTDDDNDGVLDVDDEMRQDPSETLDTDGDGIGNNADTDDDGDGVADVDDAFPLDNQESLDTDGDGIGNNADPDDDNDGVADESDAFPLDASETTDTDGDGIGDNADPDKDVPSAMGESYTLDTFAVTPAGALLNVLSNDTFGLDGAGSLSIAVQPSHGSVSLDDNGTPEDASDDQLRFIPADGYMGSDQFTYEIADGSGSTTQALVDLTIGGIRSLTVSASEKHGQIRVSWDAQPGANVSHYTLLVNPDGASGYTPVAGAEMLLVDTIYYDIEVSVLNYDFINASYMLELRDSSENVLEDGLVLVNGLSSSDLVTYIKASNTDAGDRFGSSVSVSNDGTVIAVGAKFEDSAGNGVYGNISAGNSSFTDSGAVYVYSKLNGVWQQQAYIKAPLASGASDFFGYSVSLSGDGSTLAVGAYGEDSELTGSNAPYNNTGTDSGAVYIFTQNAGVWASQAYLKAQNIGHYDYFGFSVSLSTDGNVLAVGAYNEGGSATGVNGVVDNLAAGSGAAYVFNRDGINWSQSAYVKASNTDASDMFGFSVGLSGDGNTLVVGAPGEDGASTGIYSVDQSSNGKSSSGAVYVFNYEGTEWVQDSYVKANNTDSDDQFGYSVSVSADGRDFAVGAIGEDWSGQNPINNNVSNSGAVFMFKKTTYWYQWDHLKASTPAAKDNFGFSVSISPDGKSVVVGSVFEASNSVGINPIDENNFNAQRGAAYLFRSSEPNDHWIQTHYIKSPHTGSNITLGRSVAVSDNANTIVIGADGENSAATGINSTPTGSKTASGAVYVYR; this is translated from the coding sequence GTGTCCGGTCTGAACAACGGCTATTACACACTCACACTGAACGGCACGGAATCAGTTACCGTTGAAGCGAACGCATCCAGCTTCAGCTTCCAGACGCTACTGTCTACCGACGCCAGCTACCAGGTCGTTGCCTCGGGTGAAAACAGCACCCAGTTCTGTACCCTGGCTGGTGGCGAGGGCGTGATTGGCGCAGCTAACGTAAGTAACCTGTCGCTGAGTTGCTTTGGTGCCAACGGCTACACACTGCAAGGGTACGGGCTGCAAACCCAGTCGCCCAGCATTGTGGTGATGGGTCTGCGCGTGACAGATCTGGCCTCTGGCAGCCCGGCCCCGGAAAACAGCTTTTCCGATTCACACTTTGTAGTGAAAGAAAACGGTTCTTCGGTAGGCAGTGAATCGTTCATTTCCGCAGAACCAGTAGCCAACGCGGCACTGGATTTGCGCACGGTAATCGTTCTGGATATTAGCCAGTCACTGACGCCAACGGATGTTGAAGACATTAAGGTAGCGGCAAAACAGGCAATTTTCACCACCAATGGCGATGGCAGCAAAACCAGCAATCTGGTGCCCGGTCAGCGCGTGGCGATTTATACGTTTGACTCTACTGTAAAGCTCGTGAGCGATTTCAGCGATGATATTACCGCGCTGGACCAGCAGATAGATTCCATCGACTCCAGCCTGGTGAACCGTGGTAACTCTACCAACCTTTACGGCGCTATCCAGACCGCCGTAGGCCGCTGGACCAACAGCTTTACCCTCACCAGCGCCCAATTTGGTTACACCATTGTCATTACCGACGGTGACCACAACGCCGATAGCCGCACCGCGGCCGATATCAGCGCCTCCACCACCGGCAAGGATATCTATGCCATCGCAGTGGGTGGCGATGTAACCCTGGCGAACCTGGAACAGGTTACAGGCTCGGCCGACCGGGTATTTACCGTGGCGGACATTGGCGCGCTGAATGCCCAACTGGATGAAATCCAGCAAGCTGCCATTGACCAGACCAAAGGTCTGTACCGGGTATTCTATGCCACGCCCAAGCGCTCCGGCACGCATGAAGTGATCTTGTCACTGAGCCCGGAATACACCTGCGATGCGCAAATCTCTGGCTGTATTACGGGGCTCTCCGGCACATTCAATTCTAATGGCTTTACCGATGTGATCCCGGAAATTTACGTAAGCCATGACAAGGGCAAAGAAGTCAGCACCAATAACTGGGCGGTAACACCGGATACCGACATCACACTCACGTCTAAACTGCGCTGGGCGAATATCACGCCTGCATTCGGTTATAGCTGGAGTAATACAAGCGGTGCCGAGGCCACCTTGACGGCCATCGAAGGTACCAATCAGCAGGTGTTAAATGTCGGTCTCGATTTTGTCCAAAGCGATTTGTTGATTGCCGACAGCGCGAGCGGGCTCAGTCGCACTATTACCTACCATTTGGATACGGATGGCGACGGCATTATTGATACTACCGATACTGATGATGATAACGACGGTGTTTTAGACGTTGATGATGAAATGCGTCAGGACCCGAGCGAGACCCTGGATACGGATGGTGACGGCATTGGCAACAATGCAGATACCGACGACGACGGCGACGGTGTGGCAGATGTGGATGATGCCTTCCCGCTCGATAACCAGGAATCACTGGATACCGATGGTGATGGAATCGGGAATAACGCAGACCCCGATGATGATAATGACGGTGTTGCCGATGAATCCGATGCTTTCCCGTTGGACGCGAGCGAAACCACCGACACCGATGGTGATGGCATCGGCGACAATGCTGATCCTGATAAAGATGTACCAAGCGCAATGGGCGAAAGTTACACCCTGGATACCTTCGCGGTTACGCCGGCCGGCGCTTTACTGAATGTGCTGTCCAATGACACCTTCGGCCTCGATGGTGCAGGTAGCCTTTCCATCGCGGTTCAACCATCGCACGGGTCTGTTTCACTGGATGACAATGGAACGCCGGAGGACGCCTCCGATGATCAGCTTCGGTTTATTCCGGCAGATGGCTACATGGGTTCTGACCAGTTTACCTATGAAATCGCCGACGGCAGCGGCTCTACAACCCAAGCCTTGGTCGACCTGACAATAGGTGGAATCCGCAGTTTGACCGTGAGTGCCAGCGAAAAGCACGGGCAGATTCGTGTGAGTTGGGATGCACAGCCAGGTGCAAATGTGAGTCATTACACGTTGCTGGTAAATCCGGATGGAGCATCTGGCTATACGCCGGTGGCGGGTGCAGAGATGTTGCTGGTTGATACGATTTACTACGATATAGAAGTAAGTGTATTGAATTACGATTTTATCAATGCGAGTTACATGCTAGAGCTTCGAGATTCCAGCGAAAATGTATTAGAAGATGGGTTGGTTCTAGTAAACGGATTGAGTAGTAGTGATCTTGTGACATACATCAAAGCCAGCAATACTGATGCAGGTGATAGATTTGGGTCAAGCGTGAGTGTATCGAATGATGGAACTGTAATTGCGGTTGGCGCTAAGTTTGAAGATAGTGCCGGAAATGGTGTATATGGTAATATCTCGGCAGGTAATTCATCATTTACAGATTCAGGAGCAGTCTACGTTTACTCCAAGTTAAATGGCGTCTGGCAGCAACAAGCCTATATTAAGGCGCCATTGGCTTCGGGCGCGTCTGACTTTTTTGGATATAGCGTGAGTTTGTCCGGTGATGGCAGTACGTTAGCCGTTGGTGCCTATGGCGAAGACAGTGAACTTACTGGATCAAACGCACCTTACAATAACACTGGGACTGATTCAGGTGCCGTATATATCTTCACTCAAAACGCAGGTGTTTGGGCTAGTCAAGCTTACCTTAAAGCTCAAAACATAGGCCATTACGACTACTTTGGGTTCTCCGTTAGCTTGTCCACGGATGGTAATGTTCTCGCTGTAGGAGCCTACAATGAAGGTGGCTCTGCAACCGGAGTTAATGGCGTAGTTGACAATCTGGCAGCGGGGTCAGGGGCTGCGTATGTGTTCAATCGCGACGGTATAAATTGGAGTCAGTCGGCGTACGTAAAAGCCAGCAATACTGATGCCTCGGACATGTTTGGTTTTAGCGTTGGCCTTTCAGGTGATGGCAATACTTTAGTCGTTGGAGCACCTGGTGAAGATGGCGCATCTACTGGAATATATTCGGTGGATCAATCATCAAACGGAAAAAGCAGCTCCGGAGCAGTCTATGTATTTAACTATGAAGGAACAGAATGGGTTCAAGATTCATACGTAAAGGCCAACAATACTGATTCTGATGATCAGTTTGGTTATAGCGTAAGTGTTTCTGCAGATGGTAGGGACTTTGCTGTAGGTGCTATTGGTGAGGATTGGTCTGGACAGAATCCGATAAACAATAACGTGTCTAATTCTGGCGCTGTATTTATGTTCAAAAAAACTACGTATTGGTATCAGTGGGACCATCTAAAGGCAAGTACACCAGCTGCAAAGGATAACTTTGGCTTTAGTGTTTCTATTTCCCCTGATGGAAAAAGTGTGGTTGTGGGTTCTGTATTCGAAGCCAGTAACTCCGTTGGAATAAATCCAATTGATGAAAACAATTTCAATGCTCAACGGGGGGCTGCATATTTATTCAGAAGCTCCGAGCCGAATGATCATTGGATCCAAACACATTATATAAAATCGCCACATACAGGAAGTAACATTACGTTAGGCCGTTCAGTTGCGGTAAGTGATAATGCGAATACGATTGTGATCGGCGCTGATGGAGAAAATAGTGCTGCCACAGGAATAAATAGCACACCTACAGGGAGTAAAACTGCGTCTGGCGCTGTGTACGTTTACAGATAA
- a CDS encoding D-amino acid aminotransferase, whose amino-acid sequence MSIAYLNGEFLPLEQARISPLDRGFLFGDGIYEVIPSYGGKLVGFGPHIDRMKEGLSLIEIGLDWDHQQWRDLCEQLCAKNGNGNLGVYLHVSRGADTKRYHAYPEGVQPTVFGFTFDIAEPPVADKTKAKAYKVSTTEDMRWRRCHIKSTALLGNVMHFQQGYAAGNNETILYNADKLVTEASACNVFMVKNGTVFTAPLDNQLLPGITRLMLLDVLKKYTDIPVKEEFFSLADLMAADEVWLTSSSKEVAPVTHVDGKAIGNGQIGAVWEKAQTAFEAHRYDY is encoded by the coding sequence ATGTCTATTGCATATTTAAACGGCGAATTTTTACCCCTGGAACAAGCCCGCATTTCCCCCCTCGACCGCGGCTTTTTATTTGGCGACGGTATCTACGAAGTGATTCCCTCCTACGGCGGCAAGCTGGTGGGTTTTGGCCCGCACATTGATCGCATGAAAGAAGGTCTGAGCCTGATTGAAATCGGCCTGGATTGGGACCATCAGCAATGGCGCGATTTGTGCGAACAACTCTGTGCCAAAAACGGCAACGGCAACCTAGGCGTGTATCTGCATGTATCGCGCGGTGCCGACACCAAACGCTACCACGCCTACCCCGAAGGCGTACAACCCACCGTGTTCGGCTTCACCTTTGACATCGCCGAGCCGCCGGTGGCCGACAAAACCAAAGCCAAGGCCTACAAAGTCTCCACCACCGAAGATATGCGCTGGCGCCGCTGCCACATCAAATCCACCGCACTGCTCGGCAACGTCATGCATTTCCAGCAAGGCTACGCCGCCGGCAACAATGAAACCATTTTGTACAATGCCGACAAGCTGGTAACCGAAGCCAGTGCGTGCAACGTGTTCATGGTCAAAAACGGCACCGTCTTCACCGCGCCACTGGACAATCAACTGCTGCCCGGCATCACCCGCTTAATGCTGTTGGACGTGTTGAAAAAATACACCGACATCCCGGTGAAAGAAGAATTTTTCAGCCTGGCAGATTTAATGGCAGCTGACGAAGTGTGGCTTACCAGCTCCTCCAAAGAAGTGGCGCCGGTCACGCATGTGGATGGAAAAGCCATTGGCAACGGCCAGATCGGTGCCGTGTGGGAAAAAGCGCAGACCGCGTTTGAGGCGCACCGGTACGATTATTAA
- a CDS encoding biotin-dependent carboxyltransferase family protein: MSHLQVLQPGMLALLMDTGRTGQHGLGLTTGGPLDAPAFFWANTLAGNPANATAIEVAVGGLELRANTDLMIAVTGAEVPLTIDGQKAALWTSHWVNRDSKIKLGFASKGARAYLAANGGFDVAPQFGSTATVVREGIGGLNGKPLAAGDSLTVHDCPDGHPLVTLPEALRPQYPDQPVLRVIEGYQADQFSPAAKAVFYSSDYTLSPQCDRMGFRLQGPKLACAISGIVSEGISLGAIQVPADGQPIVLLHDRQTIGGYPKIGNVFSGDLYQLGQLMPGASVRFAPMSLEQAHAELLLARRRQHLAKEQLELVE; the protein is encoded by the coding sequence ATGAGCCACCTGCAGGTACTGCAGCCCGGCATGCTGGCGCTGCTGATGGACACCGGCCGCACCGGCCAGCACGGCCTTGGCCTCACCACCGGCGGCCCGCTGGATGCACCGGCGTTTTTCTGGGCCAACACCCTGGCCGGCAACCCGGCCAACGCCACCGCCATTGAAGTGGCCGTGGGCGGGCTGGAATTGCGCGCCAATACCGACCTGATGATTGCGGTGACCGGCGCCGAGGTGCCGCTGACCATTGACGGCCAGAAAGCAGCACTGTGGACCAGCCACTGGGTCAACCGCGACAGCAAAATCAAGCTCGGCTTTGCCAGCAAGGGCGCGCGCGCCTATCTGGCGGCTAACGGTGGCTTTGACGTGGCACCACAATTCGGCTCCACCGCCACCGTGGTGCGCGAAGGCATCGGCGGCCTGAACGGCAAGCCGCTGGCCGCGGGCGACAGCCTGACCGTGCACGATTGCCCGGACGGCCACCCACTCGTCACCCTGCCCGAGGCATTGCGACCGCAGTATCCCGATCAACCCGTTCTGCGGGTGATTGAAGGCTACCAGGCCGACCAGTTCAGCCCGGCCGCCAAGGCGGTGTTCTATTCCAGCGACTACACATTGAGCCCACAGTGCGACCGCATGGGCTTCCGCCTGCAGGGGCCGAAGTTGGCCTGCGCCATCAGCGGTATCGTATCGGAAGGCATCAGCCTGGGCGCGATTCAGGTGCCCGCCGACGGCCAGCCCATCGTGCTGTTACACGACCGCCAGACCATCGGCGGTTACCCAAAAATCGGCAATGTGTTCAGCGGCGATCTATACCAATTAGGGCAGTTAATGCCAGGCGCCAGCGTGCGCTTTGCGCCCATGAGCCTGGAGCAGGCTCATGCTGAACTGCTGCTTGCGCGCCGGCGCCAGCATTTGGCCAAGGAACAACTGGAGTTAGTGGAATGA
- a CDS encoding DUF4392 domain-containing protein, whose product MTLDPKHLALSVTLEDLLVRRNPRGMKDLQPALVPGYVARATQLIQQATGTVLIATGFPVVGTFETDGPVGAIALYETLERIGLNPVLVCGPPLSKALAERFRVHEIRVGKPDCLDEHEAEVKAALAQLKPSLIIAIERPGLAKNGHYHNMRGEDISAGAARFDTFIELADCPSIGIGDGGNEIGMGNVYEHLAKLPIVPAATCVDELVIADVSNWAAHGLIAMLGYLRGEDLLAHIDVMPMLAFLSEGNSVDGVTRRNELTEDGLAPEVGLELIEDLRKATGFLR is encoded by the coding sequence ATGACGCTCGACCCGAAACACCTGGCCCTTTCGGTCACGCTGGAAGACCTGCTAGTGCGGCGCAACCCGCGCGGCATGAAAGACCTGCAACCGGCACTTGTACCTGGCTACGTGGCGCGCGCCACCCAACTGATTCAGCAGGCCACCGGCACCGTGCTGATTGCCACCGGCTTTCCGGTGGTGGGCACCTTTGAAACCGACGGCCCGGTGGGCGCCATCGCCCTGTATGAAACGCTGGAACGCATCGGGCTCAACCCGGTACTCGTGTGCGGGCCGCCCTTGTCGAAAGCGCTGGCCGAGCGCTTCCGCGTTCACGAAATCCGCGTGGGCAAACCCGATTGTCTGGACGAACATGAAGCCGAAGTCAAAGCGGCCCTGGCGCAACTGAAACCCTCTTTGATTATCGCCATTGAACGGCCCGGGCTCGCCAAAAACGGCCACTACCACAACATGCGCGGCGAAGATATTTCCGCCGGCGCGGCGCGCTTTGATACCTTTATCGAACTGGCCGATTGCCCCTCCATCGGCATCGGCGATGGCGGCAACGAAATCGGCATGGGCAATGTGTACGAACACCTGGCCAAGCTCCCTATCGTCCCGGCTGCGACCTGTGTGGATGAACTGGTGATTGCCGATGTGTCCAACTGGGCCGCACACGGATTAATTGCCATGCTGGGCTATTTGCGCGGCGAAGATTTACTGGCCCATATCGACGTTATGCCCATGCTGGCATTTTTATCCGAAGGCAACAGCGTGGACGGCGTAACCCGGCGCAATGAATTGACCGAAGATGGTTTAGCGCCGGAAGTTGGTTTGGAATTGATTGAAGATTTACGCAAGGCTACCGGTTTTCTCCGATAG
- the pxpB gene encoding 5-oxoprolinase subunit PxpB, with product MSDALRLVIAGTNSVMAYFGEGISEQAAARVAACAQALRQAPPVWLIDMVPSYGSLLVIYDPFMTDALAVRAHLRELNAKATQGDIKTSQLVRLPVYYHESVGPDLIALADKAGLTPEQVIEIHTQQIYRVYAIGFAPGFAYLGEVDPRIAAPRLATPRTKVPKGAVAIADRQTAVYPAASPGGWNLIGRCPTPMFNPKAEPTMPVQSGDQVQFYAIDKDEYLSLGGKL from the coding sequence ATGAGTGACGCCTTGCGTCTGGTCATCGCCGGCACCAACAGCGTGATGGCCTATTTCGGCGAAGGCATCAGTGAACAGGCCGCCGCCCGCGTGGCCGCCTGCGCTCAGGCCCTGCGCCAAGCGCCGCCCGTGTGGCTGATCGATATGGTGCCCTCCTACGGTTCGCTGCTGGTCATTTACGATCCGTTCATGACCGATGCCCTGGCCGTGCGCGCCCACCTGCGTGAGCTCAATGCCAAAGCCACCCAGGGTGACATTAAAACCAGCCAATTGGTGCGGCTGCCGGTGTATTACCACGAGTCTGTCGGGCCGGACCTGATTGCACTGGCCGACAAAGCCGGCCTCACCCCCGAGCAAGTGATCGAGATTCACACCCAACAGATTTACCGCGTTTACGCCATCGGCTTCGCACCCGGCTTTGCCTATCTGGGCGAAGTGGACCCGCGCATTGCCGCGCCGCGCCTCGCCACACCGCGTACCAAGGTGCCCAAGGGCGCCGTGGCCATTGCCGACCGCCAGACCGCCGTCTACCCAGCCGCCAGCCCCGGCGGCTGGAACCTGATCGGCCGCTGCCCCACGCCCATGTTCAACCCCAAGGCCGAGCCCACCATGCCGGTACAAAGTGGCGATCAGGTGCAGTTTTACGCCATCGACAAAGACGAATACTTAAGCCTGGGAGGTAAGCTATGA